The Paraflavitalea devenefica DNA segment TGGCATTTTTCAAGACCACCCTCAAAGTAAATACTGAATTCACGTACGACCTGCTGATGTTTTATGCCGAAGAGCTGCAGGAATCAGAAAAACGGATGCGCAACCTGGCGCACATGCCCGTGAAAGGACGCATTGCCTATGCCTTCCTGATATTGAAAGAAAAGTTTGGCCTTACGCCGGAGGGCTTTATCAATATTTCGCTCACCCGGCAGGACATCGCTTCTTATGCCGGCACCACGTATGAAACCGTCTTCCGCATAGTGACCGATCTTACCCAGGCCAAAATTATTACGGTTGATAATAAAGACATTACCATCCTGGATGAAGCAGCATTGGTACGCCTCACCCAGGAAGCGGAGAATGGGGGGTGAGTGGGCGCCTGATGCGCTGTATATGCTCTGCAATAGGCCTGCGAATGGCCTCCGACTTGCACTGGCTCCTCAATGAAAACAGGCTGTCTGAGAGCACTCCAGTGCAAGTTTTAGCGGATAAACGTGCCTTATCCCGGCCTGGCTGATACTATAACCTGGCTATGATGGCCAATGCGATTAACCACACACCGCCAATGATCAACCCTGTCCTGTTAGGTGCCCGGAATAATCTCAAAAACAGGAAATAAAGTGGTATGATAAAAAAGCTGCCGATTATAATAGCTACGACCATTTTGAGGTCCATAGCCTCCGGGAAAGGCTTTTTCAACATCCAATGCGATATGGCCGTCCAGATGATATAGACGGAAACAAAGGCAGTAGTAAGAGATATTGCTCCAGGTAATCCATTCGTACCTTTCTCTGCCCCAAAATCCAGGTATCCCCGGCGCCAGCCACCATCATAAGTTGATATGCGAAAAGCTTTCTGAATACGCACACCACCCAATCCCACAAAGAAAGCAATGCCTGTAATAACCCAGAACCAAATTCCGAATGCATTGGAAATAGCCAGCGGATTGATAAAACGCTTCACCTGATTGGTTGATCCCGCAATCAGCCCCATGAACAGGAGGAATGCCAGGTAGATGAACAGCCGGGAGTTTCCTTCGCCGTTATTGATTTGCGGAGCTGATGAGGAAATAGGCTGCACCGGATCAGCAGGCTTATCCGCTACGTGAGGTGACCTGAACAACTGGACCAGCAGTTTTACGAGGAAGTAGAGAAAGACGCCCCATCCCCCAACTACCACAATGATTGACATGATCCCTCCTCCGTCACTTTTTGTCATAGATCTGAATACCAGCATGAAAATGATGAATGCAAGGCATAATACAATGAGATTGGTTAAGTTCTTATTCGGCTTTGCCATATAAGCAGTTTTTGGGGTTAGTGATGGTGGTTAGTGTAAAATAATTTAAAACTCGGAAAGAAAACCCGTATCTCTGCGAAGATTGCTTTTTTGACAGTTGTCAATAAGCCTTTTGTCATCTCATTTCCCCCTTTTGTCTACCCCCATTCGGTTAAACGCAGGATAATGGTAGCTTGCAGCCATGCCGATACGCTCGAGATATTTCTCACCAGGTATGCATGTGGTTATCTGGACCGCCTTGCTCAGCGTGCCATTGATTGTATTCCATAAAATAGAGACCGGCTTGCCCAATGGTTTTTTCCTGCTCGGCAACCTGTATCATATCGGCCTGTTTTACTTCAATGCTTTTTACTTGTATCCCCGGTTCATGACCCGGAAACGCTGGCCGCTGTATATTGTTTTCCTGGGCATCATTCTTGGAGGCTCGTATTACATAAAAGTGGGGCTGATGGGATTGATTGGCTATGAGCAACCAGGTGGACTTTATGCCGGGTACTTCTTTTTCCCACCCATCCCTTTTTTGATCGCTTCCATTATTTACCGGCTTATTACAGATCGTATACAGGCAGAGCGGGCAGAGAAAGAAGCACAGGCAGAAAGGCTGGCTTCTGAGCTGAAGTTCCTGCGCTCACAGGTAAGTCCGCATTTCCTGTTCAACGTACTCACGAATATGGTTTCGCTGGCCCGTAAGAAGTCGGACCAACTGGAGCCGGCCCTCATACAGTTGTCAGATATGCTGCGCTATATGCTGTATGAAACGAATGGCGAGCGCTTCCCTGTCACCAAAGAGGTTGAATACCTGCGCAATTATATCGAACTGCAACAGCTTCGTTTTGGAGAAGATGTAAGGGTGCAGGTGGACATTGAGCATAGTGAACCTTCCTGTGCCATTGAACCAATGCTGCTGATCCCCTTTGTGGAAAATGCTTTCAAGCATGGCATTGGCCTGGTGAAAGATCCGTATATTAAGATAGCCTTACAGGTAAAGGAACAATATTTGCACTTCCGGGTAGTGAATAATTATAACCGGGATAATGTGTCAAAGGATGCCGGTTCCGGGATAGGACTGGCCAATGTGCGTAACCGGCTGCGCCTTTTGTATGGCGATAAACATACCCTGACGATACAGGACAATGGCGAAGTGTATGATGCCGACTTAAAACTTGCTTTATCATGCTGAAATGTATGGCAGTAGATGATGAGAAACTGGTACTGGACCTGCTGGTGGATAATATACAACAGGTGCCTTTCCTGCAGTTGGTAAAAGCCTGCCGGAATGCAATGGAAGCCGCGGCCATATTGCATGAGCAGCCGGTAGACCTGATTTTCCTGGACATCCAGATGCCGGGACTGAATGGATTACAATTTTTACAGTCATTGAAGAACCCGCCCATGGCCATCCTGGTCACTGCCTATAAGGAATATGCGCTGGAAGGGTTTAACCTCGATGTGGTGGATTATTTGCTGAAGCCGGTATCTTTTGAACGCTTCCTGAAAGCCTGCAATAAAGCGCAGGACCTGTATAACCTGCAGCAGAAGTCTGCAACCAAAGAGGAAGCGCCGGATTATTTCTTCGTGTATGTGGAATATGTGCAGGTGAAAGTGTCTATACCCGATATTTTATACATTGAAGGGATGAAGGATTATGTAAAGATCTTCCTGGCATCTTCTTCCAGACCGGTGATCACCAAGATGAGCATGAAGGCGATACAGGAAAAACTGTCGGCCTTCCGTTTTATACGCACGCATAAATCTTATATCGTTGCAGCCGGTAAAGTAACGGCTGTTAAACGTGATCTTATTTGCATTGGCTCCCTCGAACTTCCCCTGAGTGAGAATTACAAGGGGGAGGTGGAGAAAGCACTTGCGCTCTGACAA contains these protein-coding regions:
- a CDS encoding LytR/AlgR family response regulator transcription factor; the protein is MLKCMAVDDEKLVLDLLVDNIQQVPFLQLVKACRNAMEAAAILHEQPVDLIFLDIQMPGLNGLQFLQSLKNPPMAILVTAYKEYALEGFNLDVVDYLLKPVSFERFLKACNKAQDLYNLQQKSATKEEAPDYFFVYVEYVQVKVSIPDILYIEGMKDYVKIFLASSSRPVITKMSMKAIQEKLSAFRFIRTHKSYIVAAGKVTAVKRDLICIGSLELPLSENYKGEVEKALAL
- a CDS encoding sensor histidine kinase encodes the protein MHVVIWTALLSVPLIVFHKIETGLPNGFFLLGNLYHIGLFYFNAFYLYPRFMTRKRWPLYIVFLGIILGGSYYIKVGLMGLIGYEQPGGLYAGYFFFPPIPFLIASIIYRLITDRIQAERAEKEAQAERLASELKFLRSQVSPHFLFNVLTNMVSLARKKSDQLEPALIQLSDMLRYMLYETNGERFPVTKEVEYLRNYIELQQLRFGEDVRVQVDIEHSEPSCAIEPMLLIPFVENAFKHGIGLVKDPYIKIALQVKEQYLHFRVVNNYNRDNVSKDAGSGIGLANVRNRLRLLYGDKHTLTIQDNGEVYDADLKLALSC
- a CDS encoding Crp/Fnr family transcriptional regulator, whose product is MKSVKTSCDLQHCFLCKRCLKEWIPAIEANKKSYQFKKGELIFREGDPVTGIYFLYDGKAKVHKKWGEEKELNVRFAHQGDIIGHRGLGKDTIYPVSATALETCTVCFIDLAFFKTTLKVNTEFTYDLLMFYAEELQESEKRMRNLAHMPVKGRIAYAFLILKEKFGLTPEGFINISLTRQDIASYAGTTYETVFRIVTDLTQAKIITVDNKDITILDEAALVRLTQEAENGG